One window of the Trifolium pratense cultivar HEN17-A07 linkage group LG2, ARS_RC_1.1, whole genome shotgun sequence genome contains the following:
- the LOC123906634 gene encoding LOB domain-containing protein 25-like: MMTSSYSNSPCAACKFLRRKCNQDCIFAPYFPPEEPKKFANVHKVFGASNVSKLLNEVLPHQREDTVNSLAYEAEARIKDPVYGCVGFISGLQRQLLGLQKELDATNADLIQFTIQGSSSLGLGHVDYSNGFYNYPSNFEQ; encoded by the coding sequence ATGATGACCTCTAGCTACTCAAATTCTCCATGTGCTGCTTGCAAATTTCTAAGAAGAAAATGTAATCAAGATTGCATTTTTGCACCTTACTTCCCACCAGAAGAGCCTAAAAAATTTGCCAATGTTCACAAAGTATTTGGTGCAAGTAATGTTAGTAAACTTCTAAATGAAGTTTTACCTCATCAAAGGGAAGATACAGTGAATTCTTTAGCTTATGAAGCTGAAGCAAGGATTAAAGATCCAGTTTATGGTTGTGTTGGATTTATTTCAGGGCTACAAAGACAACTCCTTGGTCTTCAAAAGGAACTTGATGCTACAAATGCTGATTTGATTCAATTTACTATTCAAGGTTCTTCTTCTCTTGGTCTTGGACATGTTGATTACTCTAATGGTTTTTATAATTACCCTTCTAATTTTGAGCAATGA
- the LOC123906633 gene encoding mediator of RNA polymerase II transcription subunit 27, translating to MQQTQQQQHQATAAATISTTTTTTSTGGFTAEAPPKQVAIAMEKLGQAERIIADIRIGADRLLEALFISAGQPHQGNNKPIQVFVKEHECMQQHFQDLRSLGKELEEAAVLSESARSRKDVWGLNMPLVCPDGAVVAYAWKRQLAAQAGASATDRSRLALKAFTDQKRRFFPHLEDGIETNESISKKQCGSEEVAFDPKEEISFLRTLPDVLKSLEKDVPNVKISTFERLDWLKTASTLASSSNESSEEHNYRGSNKRRLGSMVVPEKVAVIELLFPSILRAVISLHPAGSTVPDAVAFFSPDESGSYVHARGLSVHHVYRHITEYATIAVQYFLGNQAETSLYSLLHWICSYQTLFSKPCRKCSKLLAMDKQANLLLPPVHRPYWKFSFARILSTISSKDQNSDTTMAYHIGCLSEEI from the exons ATGCAACAGACTCAGCAGCAACAGCACCAAGCCACGGCGGCAGCAACTATCTCAACCACCACCACTACCACTTCCACCGGAGGTTTCACGGCTGAGGCACCGCCTAAGCAAGTTGCTATAGCAATGGAAAAACTCGGACAAGCTGAAAGAATCATCGCCGATATACGAATTGGCGCCGATCGTCTTCTCGAAGCTCTTTTCATCTCCGCCGGTCAACCTCATCAAGGGAACAATAAGCCTATTCAAGTTTTCGTTAAAGAACATGAATGTATGCAACAGCATTTTCAAGATCTTCGATCTCTTG GAAAGGAGCTTGAGGAAGCTGCAGTTCTCAGTGAATCGGCTCGGTCGCGGAAGGATGTTTGGGGATTGAATATGCCATTGGTTTGTCCGGATGGCGCCGTCGTTGCTTATGCTTGGAAACGACAACTCGCTGCTCAAGCTGGTGCTTCTGCCACTGATAGGAGTAG GTTAGCTCTCAAAGCTTTTACTGATCAGAAAAGACGTTTTTTCCCCCATCTTGAGGATGGAATTGAGACTaatgaatcaatttcaaagaaacAATGTGGGTCTGAAGAAGTTGCATTTGATCCTAAGGAAGAAATTAGTTTTCTAAGGACATTACCAGATGTTCTCAAGTCCTTGGAAAAGGATGTGCCAAATGTGAAAATTTCAACTTTTGAACGACTGGACTGGTTAAAAACTGCTTCCACACTTGCTTCTTCATCAAATGAGAGTTCTGAGGAACATAACTATCGTGGTTCTAATAAGCGAAGGTTAGGATCAATGGTTGTTCCAGAGAAGGTTGCAGTGATAGAATTGTTGTTCCCATCTATCTTAAGAGCTGTTATATCCTTGCATCCTGCTGGTTCCACTGTTCCTGATGCTGTAGCTTTCTTTTCTCCAGACGAG AGCGGAAGCTATGTACATGCAAGAGGATTATCAGTTCATCATGTGTATAGACATATTACG GAATATGCAACGATAGCTGTACAATATTTTCTTGGTAACCAAGCTGAAACATCACTGTATTCTCTTTTG CACTGGATTTGCAGCTACCAGACTCTATTTTCAAAACCATGCAG AAAATGTTCAAAGCTACTTGCCATGGATAAACAAGCAAATTTGTTGTTACCCCCAGTCCACCGGCCCTACTGGAAGTTTTCCTTTGCAAGAATTTTGTCAACCATATCTTCAAAGGACCAGAATTCAGATACTACTATGGCTTATCATATTGGCTGCCTCTCTGAGGAAATATGA
- the LOC123906631 gene encoding mitogen-activated protein kinase kinase 3 isoform X2, whose translation MRIFGAIGSGASSVVQRAMHIPTHRVLALKKINIFEKEKRQQLLTEIRTLCEAPCNEGLVEFHGAFYTPDSGQISIALEYMDGGSLADILRTHRMIPEPILSSMFRKLLHGLSYLHGVRYLVHRDIKPANLLVNLKGEPKITDFGISAGLENSVAMCATFVGTVTYMSPERIRNESYSYPADIWSLGLALLECGTGEFPYTANEGPVNLMLQILDDPSPSPSKEKFSPEFCSFVDACLLKDPDNRPTAEQLLSHPFITKYETAKADLAGFVRNVFDPTQRMKDLADMLTIHYYLLIDGPDNLWQHTKNLYKENSIFSFSGKQHVGPNNIFMTLSTIRTTLIGDWPPEKLVHVVEKLQCRAHGEDGIAIRVSGSFIVGNQFLICGDGIQVDGLPNFKDLGIDISNKRMGIFHEQFIVEPTSNIGCYTIVKQELYINK comes from the exons GAGAAAAGGCAGCAGTTACTTACTGAGATAAGGACGTTATGTGAAGCACCTTGTAACGAGGGTCTTGTGGAATTTCATGGTGCATTTTACACTCCAGACTCAGGACAAATAAGCATAGCTTTAGAGTACATGGATGGAGGATCACTTGCAGATATTTTGCGAACGCATAGAATGATACCCGAACCTATTTTATCATCCATGTTTCGGAAGCTCTTACAT GGTCTAAGCTATCTTCATGGAGTCAGATATTTAGTTCACAGAGACATAAAGCCTGCTAATTTACTTGTAAATCTCAAAGGGGAGCCGAAAATTACCGATTTTGGTATTAGTGCTGGCTTAGAGAATTCAGTTGCAATG TGTGCTACATTTGTTGGAACTGTTACATACATGTCACCTGAGCGAATTCGAAATGAAAGCTATTCTTATCCGGCTGATATTTGGAGCCTCGGTCTTGCACTTCTCGAGTGTGGTACAGGAGAATTCCCATATACGGCTAACGAAGGTCCTGTCAATCTTATGTTACAG ATCCTTGATGATCCATCACCATCTCCGTCAAAAGAGAAGTTTTCACCTGAATTCTGCTCCTTTGTCGATGCATGCTTACTGAAGGATCCAGATAACAGACCAACGGCAGAGCAG CTTCTTTCGCACCCCTTCATTACAAAATATGAGACTGCCAAGGCAGATTTAGCTGGATTTGTTCGCAATGTTTTTGATCCTACGCAAAGAATGAAGGACTTGGCAGAT ATGTTGACAATACATTATTACTTACTAATTGATGGACCTGATAATTTGTGGCAACATACAAAGAACTTATATAAGGAAAACTCAATTTTCAG CTTCTCGGGGAAACAACATGTTGGTCCTAACAATATCTTCATGACTCTATCAACTATTCGAACTACATTAATTGGCGATTGGCCTCCGGAAAAGTTGGTACATGTGGTTGAGAAGCTTCAATGCCGAGCGCACGGTGAAGATGGAATTGCAATAAGAGTCTCGGGATCATTCATAGTTGGTAATCAATTTCTCATATGTGGAGATGGTATTCAAGTAGATGGATTACCAAACTTTAAGGATCTTGGAATTGATATTTCTAACAAGAGAATGGGTATATTTCATGAACAATTCATAGTGGAACCAACTAGTAATATTGGATGTTATACTATAGTTAAACAAGAATTGTACATTAACAAATAA